In a genomic window of Gossypium arboreum isolate Shixiya-1 chromosome 9, ASM2569848v2, whole genome shotgun sequence:
- the LOC108456209 gene encoding WAT1-related protein At5g40240-like: protein MASRNGWKELVLPCIAMVAVECSTVIATILIKAASVKGMSYVVFTAYCYILGTLVFLILLSLFKSKSVLPQLKFPLFSRIFLIGLFGFSGQLCMYKGLQLSSPTLASAISNLTPAFTFILAVFFRIEKVAFRSSSSRAKIMGTFTSICGALVIIFYKGPKVFSLSSSAIHQRPLGLMSSESNWIIGGLLLAVAFVLVSLGYIIQSQIMKIYPEEVTVNFFYNLFGTIISLPICFLAEPNLSSWRLSSDLAAVAVLYSGLFGFSFLCVVHIWGIHLKGPVFVASFKPTSIAIAVVMSAIFLGEAIFLGSVIGSLILCTGLYCVLWGKAKEEEEMIDDDCGLSTPINGRVPLLRSQQS from the exons ATGGCAAGCAGGAATGGATGGAAGGAATTAGTATTACCATGCATAGCCATGGTTGCTGTAGAGTGCTCCACTGTAATTGCCACCATTCTAATCAAAGCTGCTTCTGTGAAAGGGATGAGCTACGTCGTCTTCACTGCCTACTGTTATATTTTAGGAACCCTTGTTTTCCTCATCCTACTCTCCCTCTTTAAAAG CAAATCAGTGCTCCCTCAATTGAAGTTCCCTCTTTTTTCCAGAATTTTCCTTATTGGACTTTTTGG GTTTTCAGGTCAATTATGCATGTACAAAGGCTTACAACTTAGTTCCCCAACTCTGGCTTCAGCCATTAGCAATCTCACACCAGCTTTTACCTTCATACTTGCTGTCTTCTTCAG GATTGAAAAAGTAGCATTTAGAAGTTCAAGCAGTCGAGCTAAAATCATGGGCACCTTTACATCAATATGTGGTGCATTAGTGATTATTTTTTACAAGGGCCCCAAAGTTTTTTCATTATCATCATCTGCTATACACCAAAGGCCTCTAGGGTTAATGTCATCTGAATCAAATTGGATCATTGGTGGCCTCCTACTAGCTGTTGCCTTTGTTCTTGTTTCGTTGGGGTATATTATCCAG TCTCAAATAATGAAGATTTACCCTGAAGAGGTTACTGTAAATTTCTTTTACAACTTGTTCGGGACCATTATCTCTCTACCAATATGCTTCCTTGCTGAACCAAACTTAAGTTCCTGGAGACTAAGTTCTGATTTAGCTGCTGTTGCTGTCTTATACTCG GGACTTTTTGGGTTCTCCTTTTTATGCGTTGTACACATATGGGGCATACACTTGAAGGGGCCTGTATTTGTTGCAAGTTTCAAGCCAACTTCAATTGCCATTGCAGTTGTTATGAGTGCCATATTCCTTGGCGAAGCAATATTTCTTGGAAG TGTGATTGGAAGCCTAATTTTATGTACGGGACTGTATTGCGTATTATGgggaaaagcaaaagaagaagaagaaatgattgATGATGATTGTGGCCTAAGCACGCCCATTAATGGAAGGGTCCCTTTATTGCGAAGCCAACAAAGTTGA